One stretch of Glycine soja cultivar W05 chromosome 7, ASM419377v2, whole genome shotgun sequence DNA includes these proteins:
- the LOC114417914 gene encoding telomere repeat-binding factor 4-like isoform X1 — protein sequence MGNQKQKWTQDEEDALIAGVEKHGPGKWKNILKDPQFAPFLTSRSNIDLKDKWRNLSVSNGAQGSKEKSRVPKPKAFSAPPATTATTATPQNASPAPQSASSDAAVAPDASQNDQDAKNPPRYNALIFEALSALKDSNGSDMNAIIKFMEQKNHQVNQNFKRALSTRLRRLVSQGKLEKVPNGYKVKKEASSGTKSPSPKAKDVRPPQPQRQSPASLFMTNDTLKEAADTAAYRVADAESKSYLAAEAVKEAEKISLLVEHSDSMLQLAKDIYEQCSRGEIILLA from the exons ATGGGGAATCAGAAGCAGAAGTGGACGCAGGACGAAGAAGACGCTCTCATAGCCGGCGTTGAAAAGCACGGCCCCGGAAAGTGGAAGAACATTCTCAAGGATCCCCAATTCGCCCCTTTCCTCACTTCCCGTTCCAACATCGACCTCAAG GATAAATGGCGCAATTTGAGCGTCAGCAACGGTGCTCAAGGCTCCAAAGAAAAATCTAGGGTTCCCAAGCCTAAAGCCTTCTCTGCTCCTCCTGCTACTACCGCCACCACCGCCACTCCTCAGAACGCTTCTCCTGCTCCTCAAAGCGCATCGTCTGATGCTGCTGTTGCCCCTGACGCTTCTCAGAATGACCAAGATGCCAAAAACCCTCCAAG GTATAATGCATTGATTTTTGAAGCTCTATCAGCACTGAAAGATAGTAATGGATCCGACATGAATGCCATTATTAAATTCATGGAG CAAAAAAATCATCAGGtaaaccaaaattttaaaagggCATTAAGTACACGGTTGAGGAGGCTTGTTAGTCAAGGGAAACTTGAAAAG GTACCAAATGGTTACAAGGTGAAAAAGGAAGCCTCCTCGGGGACAAAGTCACCTTCACCAAAAGCAAAGGATGTCCGGCCTCCACAACCACAACGGCAATCTCCAGCTTCTCTCTTTATGACTAATGACACATTAAAGGAAGCTGCGGATACTGCAGCCTACAGAGTTGCTGATGCTGAAAGTAAATCATATCTGGCTGCAGAAGCAGTAAAGGAGGCAGAAAAAATATCATTGCTGGTTGAACATAGTGATTCAATGTTACAGCTAGCAAAAGATATATATGAACAAT GTTCCCGTGGTGAAATTATCCTCTTGGCTTAA
- the LOC114417914 gene encoding telomere repeat-binding factor 4-like isoform X2, giving the protein MGNQKQKWTQDEEDALIAGVEKHGPGKWKNILKDPQFAPFLTSRSNIDLKDKWRNLSVSNGAQGSKEKSRVPKPKAFSAPPATTATTATPQNASPAPQSASSDAAVAPDASQNDQDAKNPPRYNALIFEALSALKDSNGSDMNAIIKFMEVPNGYKVKKEASSGTKSPSPKAKDVRPPQPQRQSPASLFMTNDTLKEAADTAAYRVADAESKSYLAAEAVKEAEKISLLVEHSDSMLQLAKDIYEQCSRGEIILLA; this is encoded by the exons ATGGGGAATCAGAAGCAGAAGTGGACGCAGGACGAAGAAGACGCTCTCATAGCCGGCGTTGAAAAGCACGGCCCCGGAAAGTGGAAGAACATTCTCAAGGATCCCCAATTCGCCCCTTTCCTCACTTCCCGTTCCAACATCGACCTCAAG GATAAATGGCGCAATTTGAGCGTCAGCAACGGTGCTCAAGGCTCCAAAGAAAAATCTAGGGTTCCCAAGCCTAAAGCCTTCTCTGCTCCTCCTGCTACTACCGCCACCACCGCCACTCCTCAGAACGCTTCTCCTGCTCCTCAAAGCGCATCGTCTGATGCTGCTGTTGCCCCTGACGCTTCTCAGAATGACCAAGATGCCAAAAACCCTCCAAG GTATAATGCATTGATTTTTGAAGCTCTATCAGCACTGAAAGATAGTAATGGATCCGACATGAATGCCATTATTAAATTCATGGAG GTACCAAATGGTTACAAGGTGAAAAAGGAAGCCTCCTCGGGGACAAAGTCACCTTCACCAAAAGCAAAGGATGTCCGGCCTCCACAACCACAACGGCAATCTCCAGCTTCTCTCTTTATGACTAATGACACATTAAAGGAAGCTGCGGATACTGCAGCCTACAGAGTTGCTGATGCTGAAAGTAAATCATATCTGGCTGCAGAAGCAGTAAAGGAGGCAGAAAAAATATCATTGCTGGTTGAACATAGTGATTCAATGTTACAGCTAGCAAAAGATATATATGAACAAT GTTCCCGTGGTGAAATTATCCTCTTGGCTTAA